The Triticum dicoccoides isolate Atlit2015 ecotype Zavitan chromosome 6A, WEW_v2.0, whole genome shotgun sequence genome has a window encoding:
- the LOC119317087 gene encoding nuclear cap-binding protein subunit 2-like — protein MASLFKDPSKLSVYRDRRFPGTQEEFEAALLASLTVYVGNMSFYTTEEQAYELFSRAGEIKKIIMGLDKNTKTPCGFCFVLYYSREDAEDAVKYISGTMLDDRPIRVDFDWGFEEGRQWGRGRSGGQVRDEYRTDYDPGRGGYGKMVQKELEAQRELVDYGVGFQTNAPPQFDRADRKRGYGDRNDRGDYQRRRSAPDMARRATDSDSKRDANQEPEKNPRFREKGDSDDEDDDYDKKRRR, from the exons ATGGCGTCCCTTTTCAAG GACCCGAGCAAGCTGTCGGTGTACAGGGACCGGCGGTTCCCTGGGACGCAGGAGGAGTTTGAGGCGGCGCTGCTGGCGTCGCTGACGGTGTACGTGGGGAACATGTCCTTCTACACCACGGAGGAGCAGGCCTACGAGCTGTTCTCCCGCGCCGGCGAGATAAAAAAGATCATCATGGGCCTCGACAAGAACACCAAGACCCCCTGCGGCTTCTGCTTCGTACT GTACTACTCCAGGGAAGATGCTGAAGATGCAGTAAAATATATTAGTGGCACAATGCTTGATGATCGCCCAATCCGTGTTGATTTTGATTGGGGCTTTGAAGAAGGCAGGCAATGGGGCCGTGGAAGGAGTGGTGGACAA GTCCGAGATGAGTACCGCACGGATTATGATCCTG GAAGAGGTGGCTATGGCAAGATGGTTCAGAAAGAGCTAGAAGCACAAAGAGAAttagttgactatggtgtaggtttTCAAACGAATGCTCCACCGCAGT TTGATAGAGCTGACAGGAAGAGAGGATATGGCGACCGGAATGACAGAGGAG ATTACCAACGGAGACGGTCGGCACCAGATATGGCCAGGAGAGCAACTGACTCGGATTCTAAGAGAGATGCTAATCAAGAGCCT GAAAAGAATCCCAGGTTTCGCGAGAAAGGTGAttctgatgatgaagatgatgactacgaTAAGAAACGCCGGCGCTGA
- the LOC119317089 gene encoding phosphatidyl-N-methylethanolamine N-methyltransferase-like translates to MAAALAAGVGVLLPFPFYWAPWTRPQRWVDLCGPGADPCRRMAQVSHVLKALQLLALASVASFSWPPPLCALPLLAFGQYLNFKVYQLLGESGTYYGVRFGKKIPWVTEFPFGYIKDPQYVGSILSLVALLCWVPFQYVVLWCLGYVFMILVEDKEDPATRAKLLS, encoded by the exons ATGGCGGCGGCCTTGGCGGCGGGCGTCGGCGTGCTGCTGCCGTTCCCGTTCTACTGGGCGCCGTGGACGCGCCCGCAGCGGTGGGTGGACCTGTGCGGCCCGGGCGCCGACCCGTGCCGCCGCATGGCGCAGGTCTCCCACGTCCTCAAGGCGCTCCAGCTCCTCGCCCTCGCCTCCGTCGCCTCCTTCTCCTGGCCCCCTCCTCTCTGCGCCCTCCCCCTCCTCGCCTTCGGCCAGTACCTCAACTTCAA GGTGTACCAGCTGCTGGGCGAGTCGGGTACCTACTACGGCGTCCGGTTCGGGAAGAAGATCCCATGGGTGACGGAGTTCCCCTTCGGCTACATCAAGGACCCGCAGTATGTGGGGAGCATCCTGAGCCTCGTGGCGCTGCTGTGCTGGGTTCCCTTCCAGTATGTTGTGTTGTGGTGCCTCGGCTATGTTTTCATGATTTTGGTGGAAGACAAGGAAGATCCAGCCACCCGTGCCAAGTTGCTCTCCTGA